A region from the Catenulispora sp. MAP5-51 genome encodes:
- a CDS encoding pilin translates to MLLLVISAVLMIFACTRAPATTVSYEAAATLPQVVGNITTWVVGILAAVATMFVTIGGLRYVLAGGDPSEVEKAKRALKSATFGYGLAMLAPTLVTVLQGLVGAR, encoded by the coding sequence GTGCTGCTGCTCGTCATCTCGGCGGTACTGATGATCTTCGCGTGCACGCGGGCTCCGGCAACGACCGTCTCATACGAAGCGGCCGCAACGCTTCCCCAGGTCGTCGGCAACATCACTACGTGGGTCGTCGGGATCCTCGCCGCGGTGGCGACCATGTTCGTCACGATCGGCGGTCTCCGCTACGTGCTGGCCGGCGGTGACCCCAGCGAGGTCGAGAAGGCCAAGCGGGCGCTGAAGTCGGCGACTTTCGGCTACGGGCTCGCGATGCTGGCACCAACGCTGGTGACTGTGCTGCAAGGTCTCGTCGGGGCCCGCTGA
- a CDS encoding DNA methyltransferase, which produces MAHNRRSPWSLHEYAHRAIADFTGPGDLIIDPMCGAGYTLVAAIEADRLAIGVEHQKYWAEMAQRRIEAATGSSMSRGYAVAVHGDPFKVSQLVGPDVKGRVALVIASPQNGTARSVNDPETVCGDLDDLATGFTVVFRQCRELLRPGGHLVVITVPVRHDGRRFDLDEMAHESALGAGFAAVTTTSTAEAPFSVYKICDSVPASGKAGACEDPRA; this is translated from the coding sequence ATGGCCCACAACCGCCGCTCCCCCTGGTCTCTACACGAGTACGCGCACCGTGCGATCGCCGATTTCACAGGTCCCGGCGATCTGATCATCGACCCGATGTGCGGCGCTGGCTACACTTTGGTGGCAGCCATCGAGGCTGACCGGTTGGCGATCGGCGTCGAGCACCAGAAGTACTGGGCTGAGATGGCGCAGCGGCGGATCGAAGCAGCGACGGGTAGCTCAATGAGCCGCGGGTACGCGGTCGCTGTCCATGGCGACCCGTTCAAGGTCAGCCAGCTGGTCGGCCCCGATGTCAAAGGCCGTGTAGCGCTAGTGATCGCCTCGCCTCAGAATGGCACAGCCCGTTCCGTCAACGATCCGGAGACGGTGTGCGGAGACCTCGACGATCTGGCCACCGGATTCACGGTTGTCTTCAGGCAGTGCCGCGAGCTGCTGCGGCCTGGTGGACACCTCGTCGTCATCACCGTGCCGGTCAGGCACGACGGCCGCCGATTCGACCTCGATGAAATGGCCCACGAATCAGCCCTTGGTGCGGGGTTCGCTGCTGTCACTACCACATCCACTGCTGAAGCGCCATTCTCTGTTTACAAAATCTGCGATTCAGTACCCGCAAGTGGAAAAGCAGGGGCATGCGAGGACCCGCGCGCCTGA
- a CDS encoding WXG100 family type VII secretion target, whose protein sequence is MTEPASSAFVPAPGGAASTGPAQFGATLDVMAQAAAHVATVNEEIAALLATLLAQLEPIASTWKGAASGAFQNLHQRWNADARKLNAALGGIAESLSGTHRRYSAAEESNTTAVNRVAGLIG, encoded by the coding sequence ATGACGGAACCCGCCTCGTCCGCGTTCGTCCCCGCGCCCGGCGGCGCGGCGTCCACCGGGCCGGCCCAGTTCGGCGCGACCCTGGACGTGATGGCGCAGGCCGCCGCGCACGTCGCCACGGTCAACGAGGAGATCGCGGCCCTGCTGGCCACCCTGCTGGCCCAGCTGGAACCGATCGCCTCCACCTGGAAGGGCGCCGCCTCGGGCGCCTTCCAGAACCTGCACCAGCGCTGGAACGCCGACGCCCGCAAGCTCAACGCCGCGCTCGGCGGCATCGCCGAGTCCCTGTCCGGCACCCACCGCCGCTACTCGGCGGCCGAGGAGTCGAACACCACCGCCGTCAACCGCGTCGCCGGCCTGATCGGCTGA
- a CDS encoding PaaI family thioesterase: MSNPHTPPPLTEAEAAKILAENFAPWIQTLNLTVEKTTPTTTTLRLPWNKALAREGGTLCGQALMAAADTATVIAISAARGTFCPMTTVQQNTTFQRPIKDADVLITAQVTKLGRSLAFADITMTAAAKEAGAGTTAEPTGAPPAPPAAHATTVYALLT, from the coding sequence GTGAGCAACCCCCACACCCCACCACCCCTCACCGAAGCCGAAGCCGCCAAAATCCTGGCCGAAAACTTCGCCCCCTGGATCCAAACCCTCAACCTCACCGTCGAGAAAACAACCCCCACCACAACAACCCTCCGCCTCCCCTGGAACAAAGCCCTAGCCCGCGAAGGCGGCACCCTCTGCGGCCAAGCCCTCATGGCAGCGGCAGACACAGCAACAGTCATCGCCATCAGCGCAGCCCGAGGCACCTTCTGCCCCATGACCACGGTCCAGCAGAACACGACCTTCCAACGCCCAATCAAGGACGCAGACGTCCTGATCACGGCCCAGGTCACAAAGCTCGGCCGCAGCCTGGCCTTCGCAGACATCACAATGACGGCGGCAGCGAAGGAGGCGGGAGCGGGAACGACCGCGGAGCCGACGGGCGCACCCCCAGCCCCACCAGCAGCACACGCCACAACCGTCTACGCACTCCTCACCTGA
- a CDS encoding WXG100 family type VII secretion target: MGYGGELLVHAETLSSASQNVASAHNELNSKLHDLRTLLQPLTQTWSGQAAADYQERQRQWDQAQADLNEVLQQIGKVLEVAQQQYGDAERANIDVWG; encoded by the coding sequence ATGGGCTACGGAGGCGAACTGCTCGTCCACGCCGAGACGCTGTCCTCGGCGTCGCAGAATGTGGCGTCGGCGCACAACGAGCTGAACAGCAAGCTGCACGACCTGCGCACCCTGCTGCAGCCGCTGACCCAGACCTGGAGCGGCCAGGCGGCCGCGGACTACCAGGAGCGGCAGCGGCAGTGGGACCAGGCGCAGGCGGACCTGAACGAGGTCCTGCAGCAGATCGGGAAGGTCCTGGAGGTCGCCCAGCAGCAGTACGGCGACGCCGAGCGGGCGAACATCGACGTGTGGGGCTGA
- a CDS encoding PrgI family protein → MADSIDDDAIPIVRIPADVDQPDKIVAGLTARQAAVLGTATVVLWLGYQACQRAVPPTVYLGFAVLVLLATAVVVTMSHEGVPLDRLLAAWLRFTRTPKRQVLAPEGLPNVPAAFFRERGPHASEYDSPVQQVTEAGVLNLGADGVTALAECTTVNLALMSQREQGVILAGFARWLNSLTGSVAITVRTRPADLSAFGDSIRDQAAGHPHENVRAAAREHVAFLAHLATDGHLLNREVTLAVHERSQNAVSRLQRRIEDADALLGSAGVSATSLTESATLALLDEAFNPVAPLATSSET, encoded by the coding sequence GTGGCAGACAGCATCGATGACGACGCGATCCCGATTGTGCGCATCCCGGCCGACGTGGACCAGCCCGACAAGATCGTGGCAGGACTCACTGCTCGCCAGGCCGCAGTGCTGGGTACTGCCACCGTGGTGCTCTGGCTCGGCTACCAAGCCTGTCAGCGCGCCGTTCCGCCGACCGTCTACCTGGGCTTCGCGGTGTTGGTACTGCTTGCGACGGCAGTCGTGGTGACGATGTCGCACGAGGGCGTCCCGTTGGATCGGCTGCTGGCGGCATGGCTCCGGTTCACGCGAACGCCGAAGCGGCAGGTCTTGGCCCCGGAAGGCCTTCCCAACGTGCCTGCAGCGTTCTTCCGGGAGCGAGGGCCGCACGCTTCCGAGTACGACTCGCCTGTGCAACAGGTCACTGAGGCGGGAGTCCTTAACCTAGGTGCCGACGGAGTGACAGCGCTCGCGGAGTGCACGACCGTGAATCTGGCCCTCATGTCCCAGCGCGAGCAAGGCGTCATCCTGGCCGGATTCGCGCGCTGGTTGAACAGCCTGACCGGCAGCGTCGCGATCACCGTCCGGACCCGGCCGGCGGATCTGTCGGCCTTCGGCGACTCGATCCGCGACCAGGCGGCCGGCCACCCGCACGAAAACGTTCGCGCTGCTGCCCGCGAACACGTCGCGTTCCTCGCCCACCTCGCGACCGACGGGCACCTGTTGAACCGCGAGGTCACTCTCGCCGTCCACGAACGTTCCCAAAACGCAGTGTCGCGCCTCCAACGCCGCATTGAGGACGCTGACGCGCTGCTTGGCTCCGCAGGAGTGTCCGCGACCTCTCTCACGGAATCCGCGACGCTCGCGCTCCTCGACGAGGCCTTCAATCCCGTCGCGCCCCTCGCCACGTCTTCGGAGACCTGA
- a CDS encoding conjugal transfer protein TrbL family protein, translated as MFPNMRRAVATGRRVVLVAAVLVVLLLSGVGSAAADPTPGPPAPSPVTPSPLPGIYGPGFGPDSSVPPPSGPAPGQDEPNKQDPGFFDIPGQIEKAIDTWFGHLVKQALEPVLKLLGTTLLASPNLTDGRISQLWDGVLITANTVYVLFVLVGGLTVMGHETVQSRYAVKEIIPRLVIGVVASNGSLWLINQLIGVGNALSAALLTGPVSTQGVGNVLTSTLTDNVLLFGAGNLFMLLIGLAIAVLGVALLITYLIRSAVLIVLTAGSPLAFACHALPWTEGVAKLWWRAIIGCVAIQVLQALVLITSIQIFFDPQATNVFGLPTGGGLLDLLICLCLFVVLLKIPGWVQRIVMGRSPFHPSMVGRMAHAFIYYKTWGLMRRGFRLPSRGGGGGGGGGVWSSRSGPPPTGGAVALFTGPRPGGGGGLGGWRPKPPTMTATQERPPDTPESGAAQSPRPPGPGPLPPPGPARRLPPALPPGRSTRLDQRHRATVASPPARGEQTPLFPAPEPPRRVPKPPTTQGARERGRQHR; from the coding sequence ATGTTCCCGAACATGCGGCGTGCGGTGGCGACGGGCCGACGAGTTGTTCTCGTCGCCGCGGTGCTCGTCGTGCTCCTGCTGTCCGGTGTCGGATCCGCCGCTGCGGATCCGACACCGGGGCCGCCAGCGCCTTCGCCAGTGACGCCGTCGCCGCTGCCAGGGATCTACGGACCTGGATTCGGCCCGGACTCGTCAGTCCCTCCTCCGAGTGGTCCGGCCCCGGGGCAGGACGAGCCCAACAAGCAGGATCCCGGCTTCTTCGATATCCCGGGCCAGATCGAGAAGGCGATCGACACCTGGTTTGGGCACCTGGTCAAGCAAGCCCTCGAACCTGTCCTGAAACTGCTCGGCACGACGCTGTTGGCCTCGCCGAACCTTACCGACGGCCGGATCAGCCAGCTCTGGGACGGCGTCCTCATCACGGCCAACACCGTCTACGTGCTCTTCGTCCTGGTGGGCGGGCTGACCGTCATGGGCCACGAGACCGTCCAGTCCCGGTACGCGGTCAAAGAGATCATTCCGCGCCTGGTCATCGGCGTCGTCGCTTCCAACGGCTCGCTGTGGCTGATCAACCAGCTCATTGGCGTCGGGAACGCGTTGTCCGCCGCGCTGCTGACCGGACCGGTATCGACCCAGGGCGTAGGCAACGTGCTGACCTCGACGCTGACGGACAACGTGCTTTTGTTCGGTGCAGGCAACCTGTTCATGCTGCTCATCGGTCTGGCGATCGCGGTTCTCGGCGTAGCGCTGCTGATTACGTATCTGATCCGCTCGGCCGTGCTGATCGTGCTGACCGCCGGCTCACCGCTGGCGTTCGCCTGCCACGCCCTGCCGTGGACGGAAGGCGTCGCCAAGCTGTGGTGGCGGGCGATCATCGGCTGCGTCGCGATCCAGGTGTTGCAGGCGCTGGTGCTGATCACGAGCATCCAGATCTTCTTCGATCCGCAAGCGACCAACGTCTTCGGGCTGCCTACCGGCGGCGGCCTCCTCGATTTGTTGATCTGCCTGTGCCTGTTCGTCGTCCTGCTGAAGATTCCCGGCTGGGTGCAGCGCATCGTGATGGGACGCTCGCCGTTCCACCCCAGCATGGTCGGCCGCATGGCCCACGCGTTCATCTATTACAAGACCTGGGGCTTGATGCGTCGAGGCTTCCGCTTGCCGAGCCGTGGTGGCGGTGGCGGTGGCGGTGGCGGTGTGTGGTCGTCCCGGTCCGGGCCTCCGCCCACCGGTGGCGCAGTCGCCCTGTTCACAGGCCCACGCCCCGGCGGTGGAGGTGGATTGGGAGGGTGGCGGCCCAAGCCGCCCACCATGACCGCCACTCAGGAACGGCCGCCCGATACACCGGAGTCCGGCGCCGCTCAAAGTCCTCGCCCGCCCGGCCCGGGGCCGCTGCCGCCACCTGGACCGGCGCGCCGGCTGCCGCCCGCGTTGCCACCCGGTCGCAGCACTCGTCTCGATCAACGCCACCGTGCCACGGTCGCGAGCCCACCTGCGCGTGGCGAGCAGACCCCGCTCTTCCCGGCACCTGAGCCTCCGCGCCGGGTCCCGAAGCCACCGACCACGCAAGGAGCCCGAGAACGTGGCAGACAGCATCGATGA
- a CDS encoding chorismate mutase — translation MTASASATAEPTSPDAASDSVPPGSVQPDSVSPGQPTPAGVRTGRAQIDDLDARILALITERVSTAADIQAARIAEGGRRLDLKRETEIIARYRTALGRPGVTVAMAVLELCRGRV, via the coding sequence ATGACTGCCAGCGCCAGCGCCACCGCCGAACCGACCTCCCCCGACGCCGCCTCCGACTCTGTCCCGCCCGGCTCTGTCCAGCCCGATTCTGTCTCGCCGGGCCAGCCGACCCCGGCCGGCGTCCGCACCGGCCGCGCCCAGATCGACGACCTGGACGCCCGGATCCTGGCCCTGATCACCGAACGCGTCAGCACCGCCGCCGACATCCAGGCCGCGCGCATCGCCGAGGGCGGCCGCCGCCTGGACCTCAAGCGCGAGACGGAGATCATCGCCCGCTACCGGACCGCGCTGGGCCGTCCCGGCGTGACCGTCGCGATGGCGGTCCTGGAGCTGTGCCGGGGGCGCGTCTGA